The genome window TTTCAGGTGTCCTGAAAAGCCCTGGTGAAGTCTACAAGATGATATATGCGCAACCGTACAGGTTCAACCGGCGCCTGGGAGAAGGGATCAGCGTTTTTAACCCGGGCGATAAACCGCTCAAACAGAACATCCTGAAAAACGAGATGATTCAAAAGAGAATCAACAGCCTTTTTAAAGAAAGAAATACTATTCAATATATTTATTCAAGATATGCCAAAACAAACAACGGTGTTTATGCCCTGATGGATATCAAATCACACAATACCGACCGCCTGATCGAACTTCATAATATCGTCAGTGAAGGAGTGCATAAGGTTGAGGATATTGAGGAGAATGTCAATTCACTGCTGGTGGCCTTGATGAATCCTGAGGATAAAAAAAATATCCAGAATATCCAGTCCTTTTCTGACCGGATTGAATATATAAATATTCCTTATGTCCTGGATCATCATACAGAGGCTGAAATTTATCGGAATATTTTCGGCAAGCAGATAGATGAAAGTTTTCTCCCCAGAATACTTCATAATTTTGCCAGGGTGGTTATATCGACACGCCTGAACAAAAAATCCGAAGGTATGCTGGAATGGATCAAAAATCCTAAAAAATACAGCCTCTATTGTGATGAAAATCTGCATCTGCTTAAGATGGCGCTTTACACCGGCTTGATTCCCACCTGGTTATCCGAAGAAGACCGGAAGAGATTAACTGCCAAACGGAGGCGAAATATCATAAGCGAATCTGAAAAAGAAGGAGCAAGTGGATTTTCAGGACGGGATTCCATCAGAATATTCAACGAGTTTTATTCACCGTACGCAAAAGCGGAGCGGCCGATTAATATGTCTAACTTATGTGATTTTTTTACAAAATTCCATAGCGATCTTAAAAAAACGATCCCTGAAGGTTTTCTTGACTCCCTGCTCCGAATGTACAATTATACGGTTTTGCAGGAAGTAAAGGAATCATTATACTACTATAATGAAGAACAGATTTCCAAAGATATTCAGCATTACGTGTTCGCCATAAACTTTGAGATCGGATCAGTGGAAACATGTAATTTCACCGGCGAGAAACTGGAGATCACCAATGGATTTATTCAAGACATAGAGAACCGTCTGCTTGGCGCTGGCAGCTCCGAGCAGAAACGAACAGATTTCAGGAATGTAACCCAGAAGGAGTATACCTCCAAGACATTGACAAAAGAGATCATGCTGGAAGGTAAACCGATTGTTGAAACAGAGCTATATCAAAACCTGTATAGTCAATATGAATATAATATTAAGGAAAAAGTGCTGGACCCCTTCCTTGAAAACGAAAATTTCAGACGCGCTATTAAAGATTACAACAAGGATGATTTTAAAACCTACGATGAAAAGATCAGGAATGATGTAACGTTTCTCATGAATAATCTTTGTAAGAAATTCAATTATACTGAGAAGGGAGCCCAGGAAGTATGCATATATGTTATAGACAATGAACTGGCGAAGAGTTTTTCCAATACTTAGAAAATAGGACGAAATAACTTCTCGTTTCTCCTATTTAATGTAAAACAATCATAAAAAGGACTCGATCGGATTAATTTATTCTTTACATTCTATTTGTATTATATTATTAAATAATGTTCAAAAAGAAAGGGTTCTGTTATGAAAAAAGAAGATATTAAATATTTCCGTGACTTGCTTACTGAACGTCTTGAAGATCTACTTGCCAGGGCTGACGATACGGTTTCAAACATGACTTCTCATATGGAAAATTTTCCCGACCCTACTGACAGAGCATCGTTAGAAGAAGATCGTAATTTTATGCTTCGGATGAGGGACAGGGAAAATAAGCTGATCAAAAAAATTAAGAAAGCTCTGGAGCGTATTGACAACGGCACATTCGGAAATTGCGAAGCCTGTGAAGAAGAGATTTCCATAGAGCGACTCAAGGCCAGACCGGTTACAACTTACTGCGTTGACTGTAAGACCAAAGAGGAGGCTTCCGAGAAAGCCCTTGGATTGTAATAATGGAACCATCGACCTTCACATTCATTCCACCGCATCCGATGGAACGCTGACCCCGGTCGAAATCCTCGCCATGGCTCGCAGCCTCAAACTGGCTGCCATAGCAATTACCGATCATGACACGATTGATGGTTCAAAAGAGCTTATTGCGCACGGCATACCTTCCGATATTCAATTTTTAACAGGAGTCGAAATAAGCGCATCCTGGCCGTCGAATTTTTCTAGAATCGGTAGTTTGCACATTTTGGGTTATGGCATACGACTCAACGACCATCTACTTAATCAGACCCTCGATGCTCTTCAGGAGGCCAGAAAGAACCGAAACCCACAGATAATAAAACGTCTCAACAATTTTGGGTTTCATATATCCATTGATGATATAATAAAAGAGGCCGGAACAGATGGACAGATCGGAAGACCGCACATTGCCCAGGTAATGATAAAAAAAGGTTTTGTCGCATCCATTAATGAGGCTTTTGATCAATACCTTGGGACAGGCCGGCCGGCCTATGTTGACAAATATCGCGTCGAATGTTCAAGGGCTATAGAAATTATACAATCTGCCGGCGGTATTCCGGTGCTTGCCCACCCCGTTCTTATGCAAATGGAAAGCAAGGAACATTTAGAGAAATTTGTTATCGCTTTAACCGAAATGGGCATGAAGGGTATTGAAGTATATTACCCTGAACATACGCCGGAGAATACCGCTTTTTATAAAAGAATAGCAAAAAAAAACGGATTGATGATGACAGGCGGTTCTGACTTTCATGGTTCATTAAAGCCTACAATAAAAATGGGCTCGGGCAAGGGCAGCCTGTCCGTGCCTTATGCACTGTTTGAAAAATTAATCAGCGTTATATAGATTTCCATATAAATATTTTCACTGCGTTATTGGTCGTCGGAGGTAGGGGTTCAAGATTTTGAACCCCTACCTCCCTCTGGCCTTGTGCTAAATTTTAAATGGGTAATTATTTGAAAATTTATATAATATTTATAACTGTGAAAAATGTATGATAGCAATATTTCCAAATTAACAAAAAAGCTTCATTATAAATTTAAGAATATCGCTCTCCTCGAGGAGGCTTTAAGGCATCGTTCCTATGTTAATGAACAGGATATTGATATGAACGATAATGAGCGATTTGAATTTTTGGGAGATGCTGTGTTAAGCCTTGTGATCGGCAATATTCTGATGCTCCGCCATCCGGAATTCAAAGAGGGCGACCTCTCTATGATTCGTGCCGATCTTGTAAATGAAACACAACTAGCCGGCATTGCCCGTTCTTTGGATGTGGGCCGGCATGTGCAGCTTGGCAAAGGAGAGGCGCAGACAAAGGGCATGGATAAAAACTCTATTCTTTCAGATACTTATGAAGCCATAATAGCCTCGGTTTACTTGGACGGCGGCTATTATGCGGCATACCGTATGATTGAATATCATTTTTCGTTTTTGTTTGATTCGATATCCGCACGCAGCACAAATCATTATTACAAAAGCCAACTTCAGGAACTTGTTCAAACTACAACTCATCTGATACCCGTTTATAAAGTCATTAAGGAGAGGGGGCCTGATCACGATAAGACCTTTACCGTGCAACTGAATGTGGGCAGTATAGTCACTATAGGAGCAGGAAAAAGCAAGAAGCTGGCTGAACAGGATGCGGCAAGAAAAGCCCTTGATATTCTTGAAAAGAAAAATCTTGGCAGCATCTGAAAAATTTTCCTTTTACTTACAATGCCAAAACCTTTTATTATACCAATATTCATCCCGAATGCCGGTTGCCCACACTATTGCGCCTTTTGTAACCAGAGATCCATAACAGGCGCTGGTGATCAACTGATATCTCCTGAAAAAATCGGGGTGATTGCAAACGAATTCCTGGATTTTAAAAAAGAAAATCGCGGTGCCGTTCAAATCGCGTTTTACGGGGGCAACTTTCTCGGCCTGCAAACCGTCTATATGCTATCTCTTCTTAATGAGGCGGAAAAACTAGTAAAAAAAGGCTTGGTGGAGAGCATACGCTTCTCAACAAGGCCTGATACAATAGTAAAGGAAAAAATAGATCTCATAAGCCGGTTTTCTGTATCGACCATAGAAGTCGGTGTTCAGTCCATGGATAATCAGGTGCTTAAAAAAGCCGGACGCGGGCATACCTGTAAAGACACGGAACGGGCGTTTTCTATGCTGAAAGAACGTAAATACAGCAATTATACAACAGGCGCTCAACTAATGGTGGGTTTGCCGGGTGATGACGAGACCAAGTGCCTTGCCTCATGCCGTAGTATTGCAAATTTGTCTCCGGATTTTGTCAGAATCTATCCTACCCTGGTAATTGATGGTTCTCTGCTTGCAAAATGGTACAAAAAAGGCGAATATAATCCTCTGCCTCTCGACATAGCTGTAACCCTTGTAAAAAAAATCTACCTTTTTTTTACAAAAAGGAAAGTCAAGGTTATCAGAATGGGACTGCAGGCTTCGTCGGACCTTGAAAAAGATTCAACAGTTTTGGCAGGGCCTTACCATCCGGCATTCGGTCATTTGGTTTTTTCCGAGATTTTACTGGATCATGCGGAAAAGATAATTAATATGAGAAACGGGCTGCATGATGATATTCTCATCAAAGTTCATCCTAAGAGTGTTTCAAGAATGAGAGGCTTAAAAAACCGGAATATAGAGATATTAAAGCAGAGATATAAAATAAAAACCATAAAGATCATCCCTGACCCCAGTACAAAAAACGATGACTGTTCGATCATATTTCAATAAAATAGTCTGAACCGGTTCCTTCTTTCCTTGACAAAGTCGAGCTACAGTCTTAAGAGATTAAATCCCATGAACAACGGAAGATGAACACTATTGCCCGTTTAAAATTATGACAAGTTTGAAAACCATATTATCAGTGCTCATAGTTGTTCTCTTGACAGTATTAATTGTGGTTTTTAATAAACCGGAAGGACAGAATAATCAGGATAAAGATAATACTTTACAGGTAGAATCTTATAATGATCAATCTGAATATCAGGAAATACACCTCTATTTTGCCGACAGGAAACAGTTATTTTTAAGGGCTGAAAAAAGGCGTCTTGCATCTCTATCCGACCCGGCTGAAGCTGGAGAAAACATTCTAAAAATGCTGATTCAAGGTCCTGCTCAAGGTCTGATGCGGACAATACCGGAAGGTACCAAAATTTCAGCTTTTTATATAACTGATGCTGCAACCGCTTATGTAGATCTGTCGGAAGAGGTAAGAGATAATCAACCTGGAGGAGCAACAACTGAAC of Desulfosarcina sp. BuS5 contains these proteins:
- a CDS encoding serine protein kinase PrkA, with protein sequence MKNIEKALQLLNKSTNGPTEKALLPFEEWIKLAHDKPESAIRNVFQIFHDMVKNYVDQGIDEYPDDPESIHFLDYDCSRLFVEDSDRPFLADRPFANRLLRQVEALKRGAQQNKIYIFYGPPGCGKSTFLNNLLKKFEEYANIKEGLRYETVWRLDKKILGDFRHHTKNTLIMKLCKALEAPIEGEDALPDEEDFIDTETDYIDIPCPSHDHPLLMIPKIYRRDFFDALFDNDEFKEKLFTGKEYEWVFSDKPCTICSSIYQALSGVLKSPGEVYKMIYAQPYRFNRRLGEGISVFNPGDKPLKQNILKNEMIQKRINSLFKERNTIQYIYSRYAKTNNGVYALMDIKSHNTDRLIELHNIVSEGVHKVEDIEENVNSLLVALMNPEDKKNIQNIQSFSDRIEYINIPYVLDHHTEAEIYRNIFGKQIDESFLPRILHNFARVVISTRLNKKSEGMLEWIKNPKKYSLYCDENLHLLKMALYTGLIPTWLSEEDRKRLTAKRRRNIISESEKEGASGFSGRDSIRIFNEFYSPYAKAERPINMSNLCDFFTKFHSDLKKTIPEGFLDSLLRMYNYTVLQEVKESLYYYNEEQISKDIQHYVFAINFEIGSVETCNFTGEKLEITNGFIQDIENRLLGAGSSEQKRTDFRNVTQKEYTSKTLTKEIMLEGKPIVETELYQNLYSQYEYNIKEKVLDPFLENENFRRAIKDYNKDDFKTYDEKIRNDVTFLMNNLCKKFNYTEKGAQEVCIYVIDNELAKSFSNT
- the dksA gene encoding RNA polymerase-binding protein DksA, with the protein product MKKEDIKYFRDLLTERLEDLLARADDTVSNMTSHMENFPDPTDRASLEEDRNFMLRMRDRENKLIKKIKKALERIDNGTFGNCEACEEEISIERLKARPVTTYCVDCKTKEEASEKALGL
- a CDS encoding PHP domain-containing protein, which produces MDCNNGTIDLHIHSTASDGTLTPVEILAMARSLKLAAIAITDHDTIDGSKELIAHGIPSDIQFLTGVEISASWPSNFSRIGSLHILGYGIRLNDHLLNQTLDALQEARKNRNPQIIKRLNNFGFHISIDDIIKEAGTDGQIGRPHIAQVMIKKGFVASINEAFDQYLGTGRPAYVDKYRVECSRAIEIIQSAGGIPVLAHPVLMQMESKEHLEKFVIALTEMGMKGIEVYYPEHTPENTAFYKRIAKKNGLMMTGGSDFHGSLKPTIKMGSGKGSLSVPYALFEKLISVI
- the rnc gene encoding ribonuclease III, translated to MYDSNISKLTKKLHYKFKNIALLEEALRHRSYVNEQDIDMNDNERFEFLGDAVLSLVIGNILMLRHPEFKEGDLSMIRADLVNETQLAGIARSLDVGRHVQLGKGEAQTKGMDKNSILSDTYEAIIASVYLDGGYYAAYRMIEYHFSFLFDSISARSTNHYYKSQLQELVQTTTHLIPVYKVIKERGPDHDKTFTVQLNVGSIVTIGAGKSKKLAEQDAARKALDILEKKNLGSI
- a CDS encoding elongator complex protein 3, which translates into the protein MPKPFIIPIFIPNAGCPHYCAFCNQRSITGAGDQLISPEKIGVIANEFLDFKKENRGAVQIAFYGGNFLGLQTVYMLSLLNEAEKLVKKGLVESIRFSTRPDTIVKEKIDLISRFSVSTIEVGVQSMDNQVLKKAGRGHTCKDTERAFSMLKERKYSNYTTGAQLMVGLPGDDETKCLASCRSIANLSPDFVRIYPTLVIDGSLLAKWYKKGEYNPLPLDIAVTLVKKIYLFFTKRKVKVIRMGLQASSDLEKDSTVLAGPYHPAFGHLVFSEILLDHAEKIINMRNGLHDDILIKVHPKSVSRMRGLKNRNIEILKQRYKIKTIKIIPDPSTKNDDCSIIFQ
- a CDS encoding GerMN domain-containing protein; its protein translation is MTSLKTILSVLIVVLLTVLIVVFNKPEGQNNQDKDNTLQVESYNDQSEYQEIHLYFADRKQLFLRAEKRRLASLSDPAEAGENILKMLIQGPAQGLMRTIPEGTKISAFYITDAATAYVDLSEEVRDNQPGGATTELLTIYSIVNSLILNIPEINRVKILICGRESMTLAGHISLRPHFKADMLLIR